Proteins encoded together in one Prochlorococcus marinus str. MIT 9211 window:
- the smc gene encoding chromosome segregation protein SMC: protein MVYINQVELTNFKSFGGSMTIPLEEGFTVVTGPNGSGKSNILDGILFCLGLATSRGMRADRLPDLVNSGVLRAGKSAETVVSVRFDLQDWQPDSAEDGLEIPKEGPWIKPDQKQWTVTRRLRVMPGGSYSSIYSADGEICNLQQLQTQLRRLRIDPEGSNVVMQGDVTRIVSMSNKDRRGLIDELAGVALFDHRIDQARTKLDDVFERQERCRIVEQELFTSKVRLEKDCEKARLYKQLKEQHQLARQQESVLAFEVAKDSLEQLKTRRRKLLEKETLDQNILLEKQKTLQTSSEILSKLQEEVKALGEDKLIAVQAEIAGIETQARELERQAGQHKLDGEKLQEKRKELINRHQEINEDVPEDIDSELSKRLQLAESKCKDAESAVEVSRRRLADVAGRSGALVEEHRDRNFARQNLHSQLKPLQHEQQKLEERLLQITERLDELAVDQTKDSCEDKKLQNELNLLDNEWKLLVDQIDQLKHFVDSTSEDLSIQERTRFRLEKDQARMEKEIARLESRRETLNESRGTGALRLLLQSGLEGIHGPVAQLAEVDNIHRLAVEVAAGARIGQIVVDNDQIAARAIDLLKTKKAGRLTFLPLNKIKSSGDNSKLKSFSNATNRYMEGLIGGAIELVKFESIYKGVFSYVFGDTLVFKDINSARSYLGRYRSVTLGGELLEKSGAMTGGNFSARSGALSFGISTEADEIEPLRQRLLELGETLLKCRKEEASLRDLLNQNRPLLSKLEKRQASLDAQRSTFKRSNSPLIERTKERADRLNALGKTKQEYILRLGSLKQAIEPLVIALKDLEDKEKLVKSDEHSENWRKLQDDLEAADAMLVEARAERDDLLNDKRQRELVLDRLEDQKNSLIAEQDRLQESIDLLTKQHIKWREQNQALGVHRKELEKEKQNLETHFGQKRQERDKAEADLANQRQKLQDLQFKFERLKEEILSVNEELRHSHIRLNELEANLPDPLPDIPEEVRINGLDFIQDQLKNLENRLEALEPVNMLALEELEKLESRLFALAEKLEVLTEERSELLLRVETVATLRQEAFMEAFEAVDGYFREIFASLSEGDGHLQLDNPEDPLEGGLTLVAHPKGKSVRRLAAMSGGEKSLTALSFLFALQRFRPSPFYALDEVDSFLDGVNVERLSSLIARQSEDAQFMVVSHRRPMIGAATRTIGVTQARGNHTQVVGLPTAA, encoded by the coding sequence GGCAAATCAGCTGAAACGGTTGTTTCTGTTAGGTTTGATCTTCAAGATTGGCAACCAGATTCTGCAGAAGATGGTTTAGAGATTCCTAAAGAAGGACCATGGATCAAGCCAGATCAAAAGCAATGGACTGTAACTCGTCGCTTAAGGGTGATGCCAGGAGGCTCTTATAGCTCTATTTACAGTGCAGATGGTGAAATATGTAATTTGCAGCAACTACAGACTCAATTAAGACGTCTTCGTATTGATCCAGAAGGAAGCAACGTGGTTATGCAAGGGGATGTTACGCGCATTGTTTCTATGAGTAATAAAGATCGGCGTGGTTTAATTGATGAATTAGCAGGTGTTGCTCTTTTTGATCATCGCATTGATCAAGCTAGAACAAAGCTTGATGACGTATTTGAACGTCAGGAGCGTTGTCGAATTGTTGAACAGGAGTTGTTTACGTCTAAGGTTCGTTTGGAGAAAGATTGTGAGAAAGCTCGTCTTTATAAACAATTAAAAGAGCAACATCAACTTGCAAGGCAGCAAGAATCTGTTCTTGCCTTTGAAGTGGCGAAAGATTCTTTGGAACAATTAAAAACTCGTCGAAGAAAGTTATTAGAAAAAGAAACTCTTGATCAAAATATTTTATTGGAGAAACAAAAGACACTTCAAACTTCATCTGAAATACTGAGTAAATTGCAGGAAGAAGTAAAAGCTTTAGGAGAAGACAAATTGATTGCAGTTCAGGCAGAGATTGCAGGCATAGAGACCCAGGCTAGAGAACTTGAGAGACAGGCAGGACAACATAAACTTGATGGTGAAAAGCTTCAAGAGAAAAGGAAGGAATTAATTAATCGGCATCAAGAGATCAATGAAGATGTACCAGAAGATATAGATTCAGAGCTTTCAAAAAGATTGCAGTTAGCAGAAAGTAAATGTAAAGATGCTGAATCTGCTGTAGAAGTTTCTAGAAGAAGACTTGCTGATGTTGCAGGACGTTCTGGTGCTTTGGTTGAAGAGCATAGAGATCGCAACTTTGCCAGACAAAATCTTCACTCTCAATTAAAACCTCTGCAGCATGAGCAGCAAAAATTGGAAGAGAGATTATTGCAGATTACTGAGAGACTTGATGAGTTAGCCGTAGATCAGACTAAAGATAGTTGTGAGGATAAGAAACTACAAAATGAATTAAACCTTCTTGATAACGAATGGAAATTACTTGTAGATCAAATTGACCAATTAAAACATTTTGTTGACAGCACAAGTGAAGATTTGTCTATACAAGAAAGGACGAGATTTCGTCTTGAGAAGGATCAAGCCAGAATGGAGAAAGAGATAGCTCGCTTAGAAAGTAGAAGAGAAACATTGAATGAAAGTAGAGGTACAGGTGCTTTAAGGCTTTTGCTTCAGTCTGGCTTAGAAGGTATACATGGACCTGTAGCTCAGTTAGCAGAAGTTGATAATATTCACCGGCTTGCCGTTGAAGTTGCTGCGGGTGCTAGAATTGGTCAAATTGTGGTAGATAATGATCAAATAGCAGCTCGTGCAATTGATTTGTTAAAGACTAAGAAAGCAGGAAGATTAACTTTTTTACCTCTCAATAAAATTAAGAGCTCAGGAGATAATAGTAAGCTTAAATCTTTTTCAAATGCTACAAATAGATATATGGAAGGATTAATTGGTGGTGCAATTGAATTAGTTAAGTTTGAGTCTATTTATAAAGGTGTTTTTTCTTATGTATTTGGAGATACTCTTGTTTTTAAAGATATTAATTCTGCACGTTCATACTTAGGAAGATATAGATCAGTGACTCTTGGGGGTGAGCTTTTAGAGAAAAGTGGAGCAATGACTGGTGGTAATTTTTCAGCTAGAAGCGGTGCTTTAAGTTTTGGTATTAGCACTGAAGCTGATGAAATCGAACCATTGCGCCAAAGGTTGCTTGAACTTGGAGAAACTCTTTTGAAGTGTAGAAAAGAAGAAGCCTCTTTACGCGATCTTCTTAATCAGAATAGACCTCTATTAAGCAAGCTAGAGAAAAGACAGGCATCTTTAGATGCTCAACGTTCAACATTTAAAAGATCTAACAGTCCATTGATAGAACGCACGAAAGAACGAGCTGATCGTCTCAATGCTTTGGGAAAAACAAAACAAGAATATATTTTGCGTTTGGGTTCTCTTAAGCAAGCAATAGAACCACTTGTTATTGCTTTAAAAGATTTAGAAGATAAAGAAAAGTTAGTTAAATCAGATGAGCATTCAGAAAATTGGCGCAAATTACAAGATGATCTTGAAGCAGCTGATGCAATGCTTGTAGAAGCTAGAGCTGAGAGAGACGACTTATTAAATGATAAACGTCAACGTGAATTAGTTTTAGATCGTTTAGAGGATCAAAAAAATTCATTAATTGCGGAACAAGATAGATTGCAAGAGTCAATTGATTTATTAACTAAACAACATATAAAGTGGCGTGAACAAAATCAAGCTTTAGGCGTACATCGCAAGGAACTTGAAAAAGAAAAGCAAAATCTAGAAACCCATTTTGGTCAAAAACGTCAAGAACGAGATAAAGCAGAAGCAGATCTTGCTAATCAGCGACAAAAGCTTCAAGATTTACAATTCAAATTTGAGAGATTAAAAGAAGAGATCTTGAGTGTTAATGAGGAACTTAGACATAGCCACATCAGACTAAATGAATTAGAAGCTAATCTTCCAGACCCATTACCTGATATTCCAGAAGAAGTAAGAATAAATGGATTGGATTTTATACAGGATCAATTGAAAAACTTAGAGAATCGTCTAGAAGCTCTTGAGCCAGTGAATATGCTTGCCTTAGAGGAATTGGAAAAATTAGAATCTAGACTCTTTGCTCTTGCTGAAAAGCTAGAAGTTTTGACAGAAGAACGTTCTGAATTGTTATTGCGTGTTGAAACAGTAGCTACTCTGCGTCAAGAGGCCTTTATGGAAGCTTTTGAAGCGGTTGATGGATATTTCCGTGAAATCTTTGCAAGTCTCTCGGAAGGGGATGGTCATCTTCAATTGGACAATCCTGAAGATCCTTTAGAGGGAGGTCTTACATTAGTAGCACATCCAAAAGGTAAATCTGTTAGAAGACTGGCTGCAATGTCAGGAGGAGAAAAGTCTTTGACAGCATTAAGTTTCTTATTTGCATTACAACGTTTTCGTCCATCACCTTTTTATGCATTAGATGAAGTGGATAGTTTTTTGGATGGCGTCAATGTTGAGCGCTTATCTTCTTTAATTGCTAGACAGTCTGAGGATGCACAGTTTATGGTTGTAAGTCATCGTCGTCCAATGATTGGAGCTGCGACAAGAACTATTGGTGTAACTCAAGCTCGAGGAAACCATACTCAGGTTGTTGGTTTGCCCACGGCAGCTTGA
- a CDS encoding PRC-barrel domain-containing protein: MTNQPFPNESTEAVPTDRLWLRSELMGTQVITRDTGRRLGVVGEVVVDIDGREVVALGLRDNPLTRFLPGLPKWMLLERIRQVGDVILVDSIDSLSQEFISERYSKVINCQVITESGQQLGRVLGFSFDIETGELMSLVMGAVGVPLLGEGVLSTWEIPVNEIVSSGADRIIVYEGAEEKLKQLSSGLLEKLGVGGSSWEERERERYRVNLVPVENQLSSGEDIELDQKSLKASSEEEFIQEEQEMEYVEVQDSSSFSQLKSRYLEDSSISSSPALSDYPQENRGDSRFSDQTYSSRESLDNNMLISKKKTLSRRPIKSSEDLVDVEPLELEIKDSKSNKEDNKSTNNIIEDPW; the protein is encoded by the coding sequence TTGACCAATCAACCTTTCCCAAACGAATCAACAGAAGCAGTACCAACTGACAGACTTTGGTTGCGTTCAGAGTTGATGGGGACTCAAGTCATAACGAGAGATACAGGCCGGCGTCTTGGTGTTGTGGGTGAAGTAGTCGTAGATATTGATGGAAGGGAAGTTGTCGCACTTGGTCTTAGGGATAATCCTTTAACTCGTTTTCTGCCTGGTCTTCCAAAATGGATGCTTCTTGAGAGAATTCGACAGGTTGGAGATGTGATTTTGGTTGACTCAATAGATTCTTTGAGTCAGGAATTCATTTCTGAGAGGTATAGCAAGGTAATTAACTGTCAAGTAATCACCGAATCTGGTCAGCAGTTAGGAAGAGTACTTGGCTTTTCTTTTGATATTGAAACAGGGGAATTAATGAGTTTAGTGATGGGTGCTGTAGGTGTGCCTTTGCTAGGTGAAGGGGTGTTAAGCACTTGGGAAATTCCAGTTAATGAAATTGTTAGTAGTGGTGCAGATAGAATTATTGTTTATGAAGGAGCAGAAGAGAAACTTAAGCAATTAAGTAGTGGATTGTTGGAAAAACTAGGAGTAGGTGGGTCAAGTTGGGAGGAACGAGAAAGAGAGCGTTATAGGGTGAACCTTGTTCCAGTTGAGAATCAATTGTCCTCTGGAGAAGATATAGAGCTAGATCAGAAATCTTTAAAGGCTTCCTCTGAAGAAGAATTTATTCAAGAAGAACAAGAAATGGAATATGTTGAAGTTCAAGATAGCAGTTCATTTAGTCAATTGAAATCTAGATATTTAGAAGATTCATCTATATCAAGCTCCCCTGCATTGTCTGACTATCCTCAAGAAAATAGAGGTGATTCTAGATTCTCAGATCAGACTTATTCATCTAGAGAATCTTTAGATAATAATATGCTCATATCTAAAAAGAAAACTTTATCTCGTAGACCTATAAAAAGCTCTGAAGACCTCGTAGATGTAGAGCCATTAGAATTAGAAATAAAGGATAGTAAGTCTAACAAAGAAGATAATAAATCAACAAATAACATAATTGAAGATCCTTGGTAA
- a CDS encoding glycosyl transferase, protein MNSISPELLEKPTFSIVVISNGPGEITTWVKPVVERLHSKLLMQPKAIDSKICIRLVLVPCPNATGNEHKVANQWHYFESISPAKHFWTLLVNPHKYSYWPKKGLVIFLGGDQFWSVLLSARLRYLHLTYAEWIARWPFWNNRIAAMSEKIKQSLPKHLRKRCTVVGDLMADLTSQAKDINPLPNKQGEWVALLPGSKKAKLCVGIPFFLELADELSKLLPSCNFLLPIAPTTNIQELETFSNSRKNPIANNYQSGIKKIISLKNDQSLKVMITKAGTEITLIEEHPAHNALSQCDLALTTVGANTAELGALAVPMIVIIPTQHLNVMQAWDGFLGIIGRLPILKWFIGILISFWRLRKKGYMAWPNISANRLIVPERIGTLYPKDLAQEAFDWLQSPNRLEGQKEDLRSLRGQPGATKRMTKEIINLISKEFLSSSDE, encoded by the coding sequence TTGAATTCCATTTCGCCAGAATTACTGGAAAAACCAACTTTTTCAATAGTAGTAATTTCTAACGGTCCTGGAGAAATTACTACTTGGGTGAAACCAGTTGTGGAGAGGCTGCATTCCAAATTGTTGATGCAACCTAAAGCAATTGATTCCAAAATTTGTATTCGTCTAGTGCTAGTGCCCTGCCCTAACGCAACAGGCAATGAACATAAAGTTGCTAATCAATGGCATTACTTTGAAAGTATTTCTCCTGCAAAACACTTTTGGACCCTGTTAGTTAATCCTCATAAATACAGTTATTGGCCTAAAAAAGGTCTTGTCATTTTCTTAGGGGGCGATCAATTCTGGAGTGTATTGCTTTCAGCAAGACTGAGGTACTTGCATTTGACTTACGCAGAGTGGATTGCAAGATGGCCTTTTTGGAATAATCGAATCGCTGCTATGTCAGAGAAAATAAAACAATCTTTACCAAAACATTTGAGAAAACGTTGCACAGTTGTTGGGGATTTAATGGCGGATTTAACAAGCCAAGCAAAAGATATAAACCCTTTACCTAATAAGCAAGGTGAGTGGGTAGCTTTATTACCAGGTTCTAAGAAAGCAAAGCTTTGCGTAGGCATTCCATTTTTTCTCGAATTAGCAGATGAATTATCCAAACTATTACCTAGTTGCAACTTCCTTTTACCTATTGCACCAACGACCAATATTCAAGAGTTAGAAACTTTTAGTAATTCAAGAAAAAATCCCATAGCAAATAACTATCAATCTGGAATCAAAAAAATAATATCACTCAAGAATGATCAATCTTTGAAAGTAATGATTACTAAAGCTGGAACAGAGATAACCCTCATTGAAGAACATCCTGCACATAATGCTCTTAGTCAATGTGACCTAGCATTAACAACAGTAGGAGCCAATACTGCAGAGCTAGGTGCTTTGGCTGTACCAATGATTGTAATTATTCCTACACAGCATCTCAATGTTATGCAAGCTTGGGATGGATTCCTTGGAATAATTGGCCGGCTACCAATTCTAAAGTGGTTTATTGGCATTCTAATCTCGTTCTGGCGTCTAAGAAAAAAAGGTTATATGGCCTGGCCAAATATATCTGCAAATAGACTAATAGTTCCAGAAAGAATTGGGACTCTTTACCCAAAAGATCTTGCCCAAGAAGCATTTGACTGGCTACAATCACCAAATCGACTGGAAGGTCAAAAAGAAGACTTAAGAAGTCTCAGAGGTCAGCCAGGAGCTACTAAAAGAATGACTAAAGAAATAATAAATTTGATATCAAAAGAATTTTTATCATCCAGTGATGAATGA